One Alligator mississippiensis isolate rAllMis1 chromosome 16, rAllMis1, whole genome shotgun sequence genomic region harbors:
- the LOC132246539 gene encoding maestro heat-like repeat-containing protein family member 2B isoform X1 codes for MDGMLSASPMCATAAGHWFCAVLRENGDALLNEVPDILSTIFIRMPTMQERSMRGFLLEGVGILAMFHLEAVITSLLAKPLPMDSCSDTSELWRALGRDDVSTLHILRLLLEKIQYPAGTEGSPSEGTAALGPLAVSCPKRSYSSLAQGW; via the exons ATGGATGGCATGCTTTCTGCCAGCCCCAtgtgtgccacagcagcaggccacTGGTTCTGTGCAGTCCTGAGGGAGAATGGAGATGCCCTTCTGAATGAG GTGCCAGACATCCTGTCCACTATCTTTATACGGATGCCAACAATGCAGGAGAGGTCCATGCGAGGCTTCCTGTTAGAAGGCGTTGGCATTCTTGCCATGTTTCACCTAGAGGCAGTGATCACCAGCCTCCTTGCCAAGCCTCTGCCAATGGACAG TTGCAGTGACACCTCTGAGCTCTGGAGGGCCTTGGGGAGGGATGATGTCTCCACCCTCCATATACTCCGTTTGCTTCTGGAGAAGATCCAATATCCAGCTGGCACAGAGGGTAGCCCATCTgagggcactgcagccctgggacctCTCGCA GTGTCCTGTCCCAAGCGCAGCTACtccagtctggcccaggggtggtaa
- the LOC132246539 gene encoding maestro heat-like repeat-containing protein family member 2B isoform X2: MDGMLSASPMCATAAGHWFCAVLRENGDALLNEVPDILSTIFIRMPTMQERSMRGFLLEGVGILAMFHLEAVITSLLAKPLPMDSDTSELWRALGRDDVSTLHILRLLLEKIQYPAGTEGSPSEGTAALGPLAVSCPKRSYSSLAQGW, encoded by the exons ATGGATGGCATGCTTTCTGCCAGCCCCAtgtgtgccacagcagcaggccacTGGTTCTGTGCAGTCCTGAGGGAGAATGGAGATGCCCTTCTGAATGAG GTGCCAGACATCCTGTCCACTATCTTTATACGGATGCCAACAATGCAGGAGAGGTCCATGCGAGGCTTCCTGTTAGAAGGCGTTGGCATTCTTGCCATGTTTCACCTAGAGGCAGTGATCACCAGCCTCCTTGCCAAGCCTCTGCCAATGGACAG TGACACCTCTGAGCTCTGGAGGGCCTTGGGGAGGGATGATGTCTCCACCCTCCATATACTCCGTTTGCTTCTGGAGAAGATCCAATATCCAGCTGGCACAGAGGGTAGCCCATCTgagggcactgcagccctgggacctCTCGCA GTGTCCTGTCCCAAGCGCAGCTACtccagtctggcccaggggtggtaa